One segment of Comamonas thiooxydans DNA contains the following:
- the rpsB gene encoding 30S ribosomal protein S2 yields the protein MAVTMREMLEAGVHFGHQTRFWNPKMAPFIFGARNKIHIINLEKSLPMFQEAQKFAKQLTANGGTILMVGTKRQARELVAEEAKRAGVPFVDQRWLGGMLTNFKTVKTSIKRLKDMKAQQEAGLESMSKKEQLMFVRELEKLEKDIGGIQDMNGLPDAIFVIDVGFHKIAIAEAKKLGIPLIGVVDTNHNPDGIDYVIPGNDDSAKAVQLYAQGIADAILEGREARLNDVVKAAAGENGDEFVEVEESAA from the coding sequence ATGGCAGTAACAATGCGCGAGATGCTGGAAGCCGGCGTCCACTTCGGTCACCAAACTCGTTTCTGGAATCCCAAGATGGCTCCGTTCATCTTCGGTGCCCGCAACAAGATCCACATCATCAACCTGGAAAAGTCCCTGCCGATGTTCCAGGAAGCCCAGAAGTTCGCCAAGCAGCTGACTGCTAACGGCGGCACCATCCTGATGGTGGGTACAAAGCGTCAAGCCCGTGAGCTGGTGGCTGAAGAAGCCAAGCGCGCTGGCGTGCCCTTCGTTGACCAGCGCTGGCTGGGCGGCATGCTGACCAACTTCAAGACCGTCAAGACCTCCATCAAGCGTCTGAAGGACATGAAGGCTCAGCAAGAAGCCGGTCTGGAATCCATGTCCAAGAAGGAACAGCTGATGTTCGTTCGCGAACTGGAAAAGCTGGAAAAGGACATCGGCGGCATTCAGGACATGAACGGTCTGCCCGACGCCATTTTCGTGATCGACGTGGGCTTCCACAAGATCGCTATCGCTGAAGCCAAGAAGCTGGGCATTCCTCTGATCGGCGTGGTTGACACCAACCACAACCCCGATGGCATCGACTACGTGATCCCTGGTAACGACGACTCCGCCAAGGCTGTGCAGCTGTACGCCCAAGGCATTGCCGACGCAATCCTGGAAGGCCGTGAAGCTCGTCTGAACGACGTGGTGAAGGCTGCTGCCGGTGAGAACGGCGACGAGTTCGTGGAAGTGGAAGAATCCGCCGCCTAA
- a CDS encoding alpha/beta hydrolase yields the protein MSSNPYLAFLPADRRGASHIETHESEWSWHDHRVHVMKASRPQAAVRVIVVHGAGGHSGALWPLAALLTEQGVDVTAVDLPLYGRTASPRPGTVRYGDWVRLLSDFVAAEQDDRPLILFGASIGGMLAYEVAATSPSVAAVAATCLLDPCDWRARARMTRFGPLGMLAGPLSVLARGPLATTMIPMRWVANLSKMSRNPELSRMCAADPLGGGASVPLGFLASYLRYRHASPESMTVPVLLVHPDRDEWTPVALSTRVLRRTAAPTRLVLLRECGHFPIEEPGLTDLADAMRDLVNRLAPDLPASTVESEQKKRAT from the coding sequence GTGAGCTCCAATCCCTACCTCGCGTTTTTACCCGCCGACAGGCGAGGCGCGTCACATATAGAAACGCACGAGAGCGAGTGGTCATGGCACGACCATCGCGTTCACGTGATGAAGGCCTCTCGTCCGCAAGCAGCCGTTCGCGTGATCGTCGTTCATGGGGCTGGAGGACACAGCGGGGCCCTCTGGCCGTTGGCCGCGCTTCTCACCGAGCAGGGCGTCGATGTCACCGCCGTTGACCTTCCACTGTACGGGCGAACCGCTTCACCTCGACCCGGGACGGTGCGCTACGGTGACTGGGTGCGACTGCTGAGCGATTTCGTTGCGGCCGAGCAGGATGATCGCCCTCTCATCCTGTTTGGAGCGAGCATCGGCGGCATGCTGGCCTACGAGGTCGCCGCGACATCTCCCTCGGTCGCGGCGGTGGCCGCAACATGTCTCCTCGATCCCTGCGACTGGCGCGCCCGTGCACGGATGACTCGCTTCGGGCCGCTCGGCATGCTTGCAGGGCCCTTGTCCGTGCTTGCCCGTGGCCCGCTTGCGACGACGATGATTCCGATGCGCTGGGTGGCCAATCTCTCGAAGATGAGTCGCAATCCCGAACTTTCGCGGATGTGCGCCGCTGATCCGCTCGGAGGCGGAGCTTCGGTGCCCCTGGGATTTCTCGCTTCCTACCTGCGTTACCGACATGCTTCTCCGGAGTCCATGACCGTTCCGGTGCTGCTCGTTCACCCTGATCGGGATGAGTGGACCCCTGTGGCGTTGAGTACCCGCGTGCTTCGCCGGACGGCGGCGCCGACGCGGCTTGTCCTGCTTCGCGAGTGCGGACATTTCCCGATCGAAGAGCCGGGCCTCACTGATCTTGCGGATGCCATGCGTGACCTGGTGAATCGTCTGGCGCCCGATCTTCCTGCATCCACCGTGGAAAGTGAGCAGAAAAAGCGGGCCACATAA
- a CDS encoding NAD(P)H-hydrate dehydratase, with protein sequence MLRISPSDTPPTSISAGQGWPLFSTAATRQIEKACADRLPPHRLMERAGLAIARLAMAIAPHAQRIWIACGPGNNGGDGFEAAAQLRAMLPHARIMVSEVRAPAELPPDAQISRNKALQAGVQWLNDAPIDLEPQDLCVDALLGIGLSLRTSGKTSAADQRLPQLLAQVQHCICNVLCVDVASGLDADTGQYPRGFVPGHIAAGQRRHTLALLTLQPGLFTGQGRDACGQIWWDDLGCGIASVPDVSHSPTLAAAAQPTAHLSSPGLDSSRARPHASHKGSFGDVAVLGGEGLGMRGLSMTGAAWLAALAALHAGAGRVMLALLDEQSPQGIAPWPEIMSRQPAAQDWSQATAVCGCGGGEAVQAWLPHILAQAPQLVLDADALNAVAASQALAQQLSQRAARQQTTVLTPHPLEAARLLQTSTAQVQANRLQACLQLASKFQCTVLLKGSGTVVANPQQQIWINASGNARLATGGTGDVLAGLIAALWAQGQSADMAAIQAAFRHGHIADGWPADRPFSASALALRLGNQ encoded by the coding sequence ATGCTGCGCATTTCCCCCTCCGACACCCCGCCCACCTCCATTTCCGCTGGTCAAGGCTGGCCGCTGTTCAGCACCGCCGCCACACGTCAGATCGAGAAGGCTTGCGCCGACCGACTGCCGCCTCACAGGCTGATGGAGCGCGCAGGCCTTGCCATCGCCAGGCTGGCAATGGCAATAGCCCCGCACGCACAACGCATCTGGATTGCCTGCGGCCCTGGCAACAACGGCGGCGACGGCTTTGAGGCGGCGGCGCAGCTCAGGGCTATGCTGCCCCATGCGCGAATCATGGTCAGCGAAGTGCGCGCGCCTGCCGAACTTCCGCCCGATGCACAGATTTCCCGGAACAAAGCCTTGCAGGCTGGCGTGCAATGGCTCAATGACGCCCCCATCGATCTGGAGCCACAAGACCTGTGCGTCGACGCGTTGCTGGGCATAGGACTGAGCCTGCGCACTTCTGGCAAGACCTCGGCTGCCGATCAGCGTCTGCCGCAGCTACTGGCCCAGGTTCAGCATTGCATCTGCAACGTGCTCTGTGTAGACGTTGCTTCAGGCCTCGATGCCGATACCGGTCAATATCCGAGGGGATTCGTACCCGGCCATATCGCCGCCGGCCAACGGCGCCATACGCTTGCCTTGCTGACCCTGCAGCCCGGCCTGTTCACCGGCCAGGGCCGCGATGCCTGCGGACAAATCTGGTGGGACGACCTGGGCTGCGGCATTGCCAGCGTTCCCGACGTATCGCACTCACCCACCCTAGCCGCGGCAGCACAGCCCACGGCACATCTGAGCAGCCCTGGCCTTGACTCCTCAAGAGCACGCCCGCACGCCAGTCACAAAGGCAGCTTTGGCGATGTGGCCGTGCTCGGCGGCGAAGGCCTGGGCATGCGCGGCCTGTCGATGACGGGCGCCGCCTGGCTGGCGGCACTGGCGGCACTGCACGCAGGAGCCGGTCGCGTCATGCTGGCCTTGCTGGACGAGCAATCACCACAAGGCATTGCGCCCTGGCCGGAAATCATGTCGCGCCAACCCGCCGCGCAGGACTGGAGTCAGGCCACCGCGGTCTGCGGCTGCGGTGGCGGCGAAGCCGTGCAGGCATGGTTGCCCCACATACTGGCACAAGCACCGCAACTGGTGCTGGATGCCGACGCACTCAACGCCGTTGCGGCCAGCCAGGCATTGGCACAGCAGTTGAGCCAGCGCGCCGCACGCCAGCAAACCACGGTCTTGACCCCCCACCCGCTGGAGGCCGCGCGCCTGCTGCAAACCAGCACCGCTCAAGTACAAGCCAACCGCCTTCAAGCCTGCCTGCAGCTTGCCAGCAAATTTCAGTGCACGGTGCTGCTCAAGGGCTCGGGCACGGTTGTTGCCAATCCACAGCAGCAAATCTGGATCAATGCCAGCGGCAATGCCCGGCTGGCCACGGGCGGCACGGGCGATGTGCTGGCCGGATTGATAGCGGCGCTATGGGCACAGGGTCAAAGTGCCGATATGGCAGCGATTCAGGCAGCCTTCCGCCACGGCCACATTGCAGATGGCTGGCCGGCAGATCGCCCATTCAGCGCCAGTGCACTGGCTCTGCGTCTAGGCAATCAGTAA
- the rnr gene encoding ribonuclease R: protein MNPRAKVADMNEEILGTVQGHRDGHGFVVRDDGERDIYLPPNEMRAVLHKDKVQVRIARHDHRGRPEGRVVEIVERPDQPIIGRFLQESGVWLVAPEDKRYGQDVLIPSNATGAAKPGQVVVVELTEAPALFGQPVGRIIEVLGEVDDPGMEIEIAVRKYGVPHIFSDACLEQAKALPEKVRPADYRHRIDLTDIPLVTIDGEDARDFDDAVYCEPAKVGRSKGWRLLVAIADVSHYVTTGSAIDVDAYDRATSVYFPRRVIPMLPEKLSNGLCSLNPDVDRLCMVCDMLITAQGEIHAYQFYPAVMHSHARFTYTEVAAILANTRGPEAAKRKERVQDLLNLYGVFQSLLKAREARGAVDFETTETQIVCDDNGRIEKIVPRTRNDAHKLIEEAMLAANVCSADFIDQSGQLGLFRVHDKPSLEKQEILRNYLKAMGVSMSISENPSTKEFQQIANATKDRPDSQQIHTMLLRSMMQAFYTPEGSGHFGLAFEAYTHFTSPIRRYPDLLVHRVIKAELNGTHYKLPSLPTPGEAEAKMAKRLSSRVVEPGQKPRKRSAAKEFQAWEAAGLHCSANERRADEASRDVEAWLKCKYMREHLGEEFAGTVSSVTTFGVFVTLDAMYVEGLVHITELGGDYFRFDEARQELRGERSGVRYGIGARVRVQVSRVDLDGRRIDFRLVRDGEDGLVQTPRSGRGQAKDEGRGRRESRDERSAGGYADKWSRRDAKANRAQRNAAAGAASAPEPDRAKQGRKAAKKAMLKSVNLAALEAEYAQEHATPKPEPVMEPVTAVQQAKPRKAAGRKKIAALLAPDAPAISVAQAAVKPESKSVAKPATKVSAKSVAKSAPKAVKAAAKPAAGTKAAPESKTSKRKTER from the coding sequence ATGAACCCTCGCGCAAAAGTTGCCGATATGAACGAAGAAATTTTGGGCACTGTGCAGGGCCACCGCGACGGACACGGCTTTGTCGTCCGTGACGACGGTGAGCGTGACATCTACCTTCCCCCCAATGAAATGCGAGCGGTGCTGCACAAGGACAAGGTCCAGGTGCGTATCGCCCGTCATGACCATCGCGGTCGCCCCGAAGGCCGTGTGGTGGAAATCGTGGAACGTCCAGACCAGCCCATCATTGGCCGTTTTCTGCAAGAAAGCGGTGTGTGGCTTGTGGCCCCTGAAGACAAGCGCTACGGCCAGGATGTTCTGATTCCTTCCAACGCCACAGGCGCGGCCAAGCCGGGGCAGGTGGTGGTGGTCGAATTGACCGAGGCGCCGGCGCTGTTCGGTCAGCCTGTGGGTCGCATCATCGAAGTGCTGGGTGAGGTGGATGACCCAGGCATGGAAATCGAGATTGCGGTGCGCAAGTATGGCGTGCCGCATATCTTCTCCGACGCCTGTCTCGAGCAGGCCAAGGCGCTGCCCGAAAAAGTCCGACCCGCAGACTACAGGCACCGCATTGATCTGACCGATATTCCTCTGGTTACCATTGACGGTGAAGATGCGCGCGACTTTGACGATGCCGTGTATTGCGAGCCCGCCAAGGTGGGGCGCAGCAAGGGCTGGCGCCTGCTTGTTGCGATTGCCGACGTGAGTCACTATGTGACCACCGGCAGTGCCATTGATGTGGATGCTTACGACCGCGCCACCAGCGTGTACTTCCCGCGCCGAGTGATTCCCATGCTGCCGGAAAAGCTCAGCAACGGGCTGTGCTCCTTGAACCCTGACGTCGATCGGCTGTGCATGGTCTGCGACATGCTGATCACGGCGCAAGGTGAGATTCACGCCTATCAGTTCTACCCGGCAGTAATGCACAGCCATGCGCGCTTCACCTATACCGAGGTGGCGGCAATCCTGGCCAATACGCGTGGACCAGAAGCGGCCAAGCGCAAGGAGCGCGTGCAGGATTTGTTGAATCTGTATGGTGTCTTCCAGTCCCTGCTCAAGGCTCGCGAGGCGCGCGGTGCCGTGGACTTTGAGACGACAGAGACGCAGATCGTCTGCGACGACAACGGTCGCATCGAAAAAATCGTGCCACGCACCCGCAACGACGCGCACAAGCTGATTGAAGAGGCCATGCTGGCGGCGAATGTCTGCAGCGCAGATTTCATCGACCAAAGCGGGCAACTTGGTCTGTTCCGTGTGCACGACAAGCCTTCGCTGGAAAAGCAGGAAATTCTGCGCAACTACCTCAAGGCCATGGGTGTGAGCATGAGCATCAGCGAGAACCCTTCGACCAAGGAGTTCCAGCAGATTGCCAATGCCACCAAGGACAGGCCGGACTCGCAGCAGATTCACACCATGCTGCTGCGCTCCATGATGCAGGCCTTCTATACGCCGGAAGGTTCGGGGCACTTTGGCCTGGCCTTTGAGGCCTATACCCACTTCACCAGCCCGATTCGTCGTTATCCAGACTTGCTGGTGCACCGCGTGATCAAGGCTGAGCTGAACGGCACACACTACAAGCTGCCCAGCCTGCCCACGCCGGGTGAAGCTGAAGCAAAGATGGCCAAGCGCCTCTCTTCGCGTGTGGTCGAGCCGGGGCAAAAGCCGCGCAAGCGCTCGGCGGCCAAGGAATTCCAGGCCTGGGAGGCTGCTGGCCTGCACTGCAGTGCCAACGAGCGCCGCGCCGACGAGGCCAGCCGCGATGTGGAGGCCTGGCTCAAATGCAAATACATGCGCGAACATCTGGGCGAGGAGTTCGCGGGCACGGTTTCCTCGGTCACGACCTTCGGAGTCTTTGTGACGCTGGATGCCATGTATGTGGAAGGGCTGGTGCATATCACCGAGCTGGGCGGCGACTACTTCCGCTTCGACGAAGCCCGGCAGGAGTTGCGTGGCGAGCGCTCGGGTGTTCGCTATGGCATCGGCGCACGAGTGCGGGTGCAGGTCAGTCGAGTGGATCTGGACGGACGTCGCATCGACTTCCGCCTGGTTCGCGATGGCGAGGATGGCCTGGTGCAGACGCCCCGCAGCGGCCGCGGTCAGGCAAAGGATGAGGGGCGTGGTCGTCGCGAGTCACGTGACGAACGCAGTGCGGGAGGCTATGCCGACAAGTGGAGTCGTCGCGATGCCAAGGCTAATCGTGCGCAGCGCAATGCGGCTGCGGGGGCTGCTTCTGCACCTGAGCCCGATCGCGCCAAGCAGGGGCGAAAGGCCGCCAAGAAAGCCATGCTGAAAAGCGTGAATCTGGCAGCACTGGAGGCAGAGTACGCACAAGAGCACGCCACGCCTAAGCCTGAACCTGTGATGGAGCCCGTCACTGCGGTGCAGCAAGCCAAGCCTCGCAAGGCGGCAGGCAGGAAAAAGATTGCAGCCCTGCTTGCGCCTGATGCTCCGGCCATCTCTGTTGCCCAGGCTGCAGTCAAGCCTGAATCAAAATCGGTCGCAAAGCCCGCAACCAAGGTCTCAGCGAAGTCTGTGGCGAAGTCGGCTCCCAAAGCCGTAAAGGCTGCTGCCAAGCCTGCGGCAGGCACCAAGGCTGCACCGGAAAGCAAAACCAGCAAGCGCAAGACCGAGCGCTGA
- a CDS encoding integrase core domain-containing protein, whose amino-acid sequence MVEQVSQVLKIALRQRQTDQPLLHPSDRGGGSAARLDTSAFVRITCSMTDGYDCCQNALAERVTGILRMESLLQRPADLSQARTMVGESVWLYKECRWQQSLKCKTPDAVHRAFPVSRLGLEISPG is encoded by the coding sequence GTGGTCGAGCAGGTCAGCCAGGTGTTGAAGATCGCGTTGCGCCAGCGGCAAACAGATCAGCCGCTCCTGCACCCCTCTGATCGAGGGGGGGGCAGTGCTGCTCGGCTCGATACCAGTGCATTCGTGCGCATCACCTGTTCCATGACCGATGGCTATGACTGCTGCCAAAACGCTCTGGCTGAGCGGGTCACTGGCATCCTCAGGATGGAATCCTTGCTGCAACGACCTGCAGATCTCTCGCAGGCACGTACCATGGTGGGCGAATCGGTCTGGCTGTACAAAGAGTGCCGGTGGCAGCAGTCCCTGAAATGCAAAACGCCTGATGCAGTACATCGGGCGTTTCCGGTCAGTCGGCTGGGGCTGGAGATTAGTCCCGGATAG
- a CDS encoding DUF349 domain-containing protein: protein MSDASEVNPASAKNTEQHPLDALTGGAFSAETSGDRAARIRDWLATQPTVEQLQDVHKELSKGDKSAARAVRERLDEIRRTANQEKISVEWAEKAQALLAAEPFDAAAATAWQRDAAKAGAALSREPLSQFKARLGERVKAVEDLQHRTQVQREVALLLAQRIEVLSTKSWKDAKAVLEALGVDVARWQEQAKELTGDASWSSVDGRFPPQLEAASAQLALVWDAFQSALAQTEAAAADEAAPLPTVPVWADEIRVARGLPPEAAAVEVAKPVAPRAAAAGRGKPTPEQVEAAKAGLGQALQALKAETAAGNSQAGSEAVQAMRAAIKAHGRFVDEALVGEVHEALLAAGEAEGWQRHLAEKLREDLVAKAEALLNRPEGQALGGRKIQETLRSLREQWKQADQGAVANHALWKKFDEACNAAYKVVESWHDKIRQDSTQAKAQRLALIEEIKAWAATNAASQDWKNMLRALRQFGERWRESGHIGEKLFAELQPLFKQAMAAAEAPLQAAQKASLERRHAMIDEATALGAAPSLRIDAVKALQQRWQAEAQVVPLDRKHEQKLWDAFRKPLDDAFNRKSVERGGRSQVAVELSEHDRRVLDASKAVEAANASGDAQKIHAALAELEAAIKAQPAKSDENQPQGQAGQASEAVEAEASEAAAVAKPARPVVAVRGDDRPGMRKEAAAAAGGRPGDRKDGGRGRDAARGERGGRDGRDSRDAGRGRREFTREERGPRLADPAFRAQRDAVEHAQEALRKLAAQAHGEALTQLLGAWQARDAAQLPSAQQLGSKVTAPVRSSWSGAVAAAPKGNAAEALLRLEMAADVHTPADQLAARRAMQLQMLTRRNDPSPQQTWGQDVATVLGSASDEASARRLQTALKQLLRK from the coding sequence ATGTCTGATGCATCTGAAGTGAACCCGGCCTCTGCCAAGAATACTGAGCAACATCCGCTGGATGCATTGACGGGTGGTGCTTTCTCCGCCGAGACGTCGGGTGATCGCGCCGCGCGCATTCGCGACTGGTTGGCGACTCAGCCCACGGTCGAGCAACTCCAGGACGTTCACAAGGAACTGAGCAAGGGCGACAAGAGTGCTGCCCGTGCCGTGCGCGAGCGCCTTGATGAAATCCGTCGCACCGCGAATCAGGAAAAAATTTCCGTGGAATGGGCCGAGAAGGCTCAGGCACTGCTGGCTGCAGAGCCCTTCGATGCCGCGGCTGCAACTGCCTGGCAGCGTGATGCCGCAAAGGCCGGTGCCGCGCTGTCGCGCGAGCCTCTGTCGCAGTTCAAGGCCCGATTGGGCGAGCGCGTGAAGGCTGTGGAAGACCTGCAGCATCGCACCCAGGTGCAGCGCGAAGTAGCGCTGCTGCTGGCGCAGCGCATCGAAGTGCTGTCCACCAAGTCCTGGAAGGATGCCAAGGCGGTGCTGGAAGCCCTGGGAGTCGATGTCGCGCGCTGGCAGGAACAGGCCAAGGAGCTGACCGGCGACGCCAGCTGGAGCAGCGTGGACGGCCGTTTCCCGCCTCAGCTGGAAGCAGCCTCTGCACAACTGGCGCTGGTTTGGGATGCTTTCCAGTCTGCACTGGCACAGACCGAGGCCGCTGCCGCCGACGAGGCAGCGCCGTTGCCCACGGTCCCCGTCTGGGCCGACGAAATCCGCGTGGCTCGTGGTCTGCCTCCCGAAGCCGCTGCTGTGGAAGTGGCCAAGCCCGTAGCACCGCGCGCAGCCGCCGCCGGCCGTGGCAAGCCCACGCCCGAGCAGGTGGAAGCAGCCAAGGCGGGCCTGGGTCAGGCTCTGCAGGCGCTGAAGGCAGAAACTGCGGCTGGCAACAGCCAGGCCGGCTCCGAAGCCGTCCAGGCCATGCGCGCAGCCATCAAGGCCCATGGCCGCTTTGTGGACGAAGCGCTGGTGGGTGAAGTGCATGAGGCCCTGCTGGCCGCCGGTGAAGCCGAGGGTTGGCAGCGCCATCTGGCGGAGAAACTGCGCGAAGACCTGGTGGCCAAGGCCGAAGCCTTGCTCAACCGTCCTGAAGGTCAGGCACTGGGTGGCCGCAAGATTCAGGAAACTCTGCGCAGCCTGCGCGAACAGTGGAAGCAGGCCGACCAGGGTGCCGTGGCCAATCATGCGCTGTGGAAGAAGTTTGACGAGGCCTGCAACGCAGCCTACAAGGTAGTCGAGTCTTGGCACGACAAGATTCGTCAGGACAGCACACAGGCCAAGGCTCAGCGTCTGGCGCTGATCGAGGAAATCAAGGCCTGGGCTGCAACCAATGCGGCCAGCCAGGACTGGAAGAACATGCTGCGCGCTCTGCGCCAGTTTGGTGAGCGCTGGCGTGAAAGCGGCCATATCGGCGAAAAGCTGTTTGCCGAACTGCAGCCCCTGTTCAAGCAGGCCATGGCTGCAGCCGAAGCGCCCCTGCAGGCTGCACAAAAGGCAAGCCTGGAGCGTCGCCATGCCATGATCGACGAAGCTACGGCCCTGGGGGCAGCCCCCAGCCTGCGCATCGACGCCGTGAAGGCGCTGCAGCAGCGCTGGCAGGCCGAAGCCCAGGTGGTGCCACTGGATCGCAAGCACGAGCAAAAGCTCTGGGATGCATTCCGCAAGCCGCTGGACGATGCCTTCAATCGCAAGAGCGTGGAGCGTGGTGGTCGCAGCCAGGTGGCGGTTGAGTTGTCCGAGCATGATCGTCGGGTGCTGGATGCGTCCAAGGCGGTCGAGGCGGCCAATGCCAGCGGCGATGCGCAAAAGATCCACGCAGCGCTGGCCGAGCTCGAAGCAGCCATCAAGGCTCAGCCCGCCAAGTCTGATGAAAACCAGCCCCAGGGCCAGGCAGGGCAAGCGTCTGAAGCTGTTGAGGCGGAAGCGAGCGAAGCCGCTGCAGTGGCCAAGCCGGCACGCCCCGTGGTGGCCGTGCGTGGCGATGACCGCCCTGGCATGAGGAAGGAAGCGGCTGCTGCTGCAGGTGGTCGTCCTGGTGATCGCAAGGATGGCGGCCGTGGCCGCGATGCAGCCCGTGGCGAGCGCGGTGGCCGTGATGGTCGCGACAGCCGTGATGCCGGCCGTGGCCGTCGCGAGTTCACGCGCGAGGAGCGCGGACCACGCCTGGCCGATCCAGCCTTCCGTGCCCAGCGTGATGCCGTGGAGCATGCCCAGGAGGCCCTGCGCAAGCTGGCGGCCCAGGCGCACGGCGAAGCGCTGACTCAGCTGCTCGGGGCCTGGCAGGCTCGTGATGCTGCGCAGCTGCCATCGGCTCAGCAGCTGGGTAGCAAGGTGACGGCGCCTGTGCGCTCTTCCTGGTCCGGTGCTGTGGCTGCTGCGCCCAAGGGCAATGCCGCAGAGGCCTTGCTGCGCCTGGAAATGGCTGCCGATGTGCATACTCCGGCCGATCAGCTGGCGGCACGCCGTGCGATGCAGCTGCAGATGCTGACCCGCCGCAACGATCCTTCGCCCCAGCAGACCTGGGGTCAGGACGTGGCCACTGTGCTGGGCAGTGCCAGCGATGAGGCATCTGCCCGTCGCCTGCAGACCGCGCTCAAGCAATTGCTGCGCAAGTAA